atttaatgatttaaatatttacaatgaaaaattataagttattatttattattttgtattaatagaACCGAAAAATGAATGTTATTAACGAATTCCccttaatttcaaataattattgctTATATACGCGGCTGATGGGAGGCAATTTTTTCAATAGCACCTGTAGTCATCAACCTTGGGTATTCAAATTTTGTGACGATTTTCAATTAGCAATTAGCAGGTGTGAAACCAAAAGTTTTAGACCGAAAGGCTGATTCTGCAAATTGTCATAAGATATACACagtgttataaaatattgtatattataaataaaactgcaatttttacaaaatacacaagaatcataaaactaaattaacaaCTACTATAGAGCGTTACTACCGAGTGAGATTAGACGAATGTCATGAAACCATAACATACTGATATATATTCACAGCCTACGTTTAGATAGTGTTTATGCCTACAACTGTACTGTTcaacttataaaattttttcctcttaaaaaaaatttgtgatttaaCTTCCTTTTTTTTGTACCCTccttagataaaaaattaaacacgcTTTTTGAGGCGTGCAATATTATCTTGGccaatttaatttacttaaggATGTTTGGGAGATAGATAAAAATGCTACAAAAcgaatgaaaaatttgtaggaTTCTCTTCAGTTAATACTAAacctattataaaaatttaaaaaagattcaaTAAGCCATTAAAAAGTTAGAAAGTCTCTTACGTGTTTAAGTAGAGAGGGCAAGCCCTCCTTTTTGAGATTAAAGAGGGGAGGAgagaaaagttcaaaataataatttggttaTAAAGTTGGAATTGTCAAGCGAAGAGGGCGGATAAAAATTAGTTATccataaacaatatattttgattaataaaatagatGAACGTAACGATCATATAGTTGAACTTTAAGCTATAACCACTTACCGTAAAACATCCAAATAAGATATCTTTGttctaattatttgatttacgaTTTTTAGTAATGAAATAGTATTAAGTAAACAATCACATTCaccaattcatttaaatactgaacaacaaaaacaacatgATAATATACTATCATTATCTTCATCGCCACCAATAGCACCACCTAGAATACGTCGTACATCAtctataaataatgtaaataattccCCTACATCCACAACAACAATATCAGCTAGTATTGCTGTGGCTGGTCATATTTCAGCTAATCAAGAACTACCATACATGACACCACCATTGATACAACAGCAGCAACAGGTAATAGCATCAGCAGTAGCATCAACCCAACCACAACAACAACATAACTTTAGTGGTGATTCACAAGATTCATCAAGTAagttattaattcaatttaaatataggtaaatataaaataaatattatataattgatttGTAGAGGGTTATACAAGTATAAGTGTACGTGAACCATTAGCTAATATATTAgcacaaacaacaacaacaacgacTATGAATATAAGACAACAGCAATTAGTTAACGATACATCACATTATGCAACTGTATCTGATGATTCTGGtacgattatttttattattataattaatatgtaagaTAACAACGCttactttatttataacttcttttttgttgtattgaatttattaatcattGTTCTCACATTTTTTACACTCCTGATAACACTTGGAGCTGCGTGAAACCGTCGACAAACTCAATAGTTGATGTTAATCGATTTTAGAGGATGATAGATAGTTCGTAGATTGGATTTTAATCACAGTACATGTAGAACAAGCTGTGCATATTTTTGTCGACTGAAGTTGCTTAGGATTACTCAAATagttttgcatttttcttatttatctcACTATAATCTCTGGCGATCTATTTTCACCCAGGATGGTATTTGCACTTTATTGTACTGGAATAAAACTTCGCGTTACATACTTTCCAGGCGAAAATTTTTTAGCATATTATGTCAAGGTAACATTAAAAGTATGGAAATTCAGAAGCTAAAATCGTAGCTGAAGAGAAACCATGACATGATAAGATTTTCTCTCATTGTCGTTTTAATGACGCACCTTATGTCCCGAAAATAAAGATTGaacaagtttaaataaaaaaagattgccCTGGTTGTGTGCCTGTCGAGTTCAATAAAATAACTTCCCTTAAAAGTAAGCAGCGCTAACTCCCaagaattattattcatatttataataataaaaaattagaagaatACCGTAATAGGTTCCTTAGCCCTTCTCAAGAACAACTCGTCACCTGGCTACAGAGATGTCTTATAGTTGAAGGTTTCTATGAATAGTTTCTCGCTTTATATCCAACATGCTTCTATACGTGCGAATATAATGTATAGATGTTTTATCGTTCTCTATACATGCCGTATATGTAGAATGGTCAGGCAACCCCAACTAATGAAGATGATAGTTCGTTCAAccgaattatatttattatgtaattgtattatatttatagatgaAATGTATGCAGCCATTGATGAAGCACCATCAACATCAACAACATcagcaatattattaaatagaaatcatcaaattataaatagaacGCCTAACAATCATTTAAATCATGTTATAGAACATGATGATGTTGATATATATACAAGTGATAGTGATACTTATGCACAAATATTACAACCACCATCACAAACAACACCAACTacattattaacatttaaaaacagTAATAACAATAACAGTATACAAcagcagcaacaacaacaacaacaacaagtaACAATACCACAACaacaattatatgaaaatactgATGAGAGTAGTAAAGCATTAGAACCCCCACAGCCACCAAGTGTTGATAGTTTAAAACAAGTTACGGCATCACAACAGCAACAGCAGCAACATTCTAGGCAGTCATCAACTacttcaaacaataatttattaataaacgcaggtattaatattattcatttattatatttattatataactatGGATTCTAGTAGTCTTTAATAGGGGTTGGTTTAGGTTTAGTTTAAGTGTTTGGTGCGTTCAAGCGCGGTGATTTCAGACATGTATTCTATTGTGCTATTCTAATTATCACAAAACCCATAAACTACATTCTAGCCCTTTAATTTCTAGAAGCATTTAACTTCGTGCAAAGTCCACCATCTTTTAAGAAagttcatgcgtcaacgatattagtagagaaataaaaaaattatgataatacaaaagtttgaaaagattataagaaaaaatacatagttattgaattaatttcgttgaattttaagtttaacaagtgaaaacaaacaattgactgagttaattgttgaaataccatgtatagcgttattttaattgtttagattacgcaatcgtttgtttttttacgtcatgtaagtaaataatGATAGTCACCCGGACATACAAGTCACaaacatataactgatattcccatctTACACGGACTGTATAAATTTGGATTTtggccccaatttcctagattttccattttttgtattatataaatacgcaTTTCACTACCaaatagtcatcatcagtatgaattacctaatcgtaattactctcaTTGTatatatgttactcgttgctaatttgacagatagaacagtataaattgtaggtacatgAAACTATCAATGTGTAGTCCGTcgccaaattagcaacgagtaacatacacaataagagtaattacaattagctaattcatactgatgttGACTACTTGGtattcgaaatacgtatttatatataaaaaaaattgatctaggaaattggagcAAAAATCCTAGAgttatcatttattatctttgatcaTATTTATACGTACTGTATAATTTgggccctcacggataaacagtggtgtttacgaaacaatatttcaaactaaagttttttattttttacctttaaacttttgttatatctctaacggcaattgacctatgttactcatttacgaactcgaccttactttttaagtcctaagcacgctataaaaatttcagcataatatctcttttcgtttttgagttatcgtggcgacaggcggacagacagacaaccggaatggactctttaggtgattttatgaacagttataccaaaattttgttcgtagtatcaatatttttaagcgtaacaaacttgtgactaaacttaatataccctgatatattttatatatacttggtataaaaaGCCTAAACCTCCGCGCGCTGTTTTTGCTCAGTACTTATTTTGCCAGTTTATCCGTCTTAATGTTCCCATCCGCATAACTATGTTCAGGAACTAAGCAGAGGAATTTTATCTGCTCTGGTCCATTATAGCGCTTGCCTGTGTTGCACTTTCTTTGATTAGTGTGACTGCTTTTTCTATTATCAGGATTTTTCGCCTTTTAAAGTGTTGTAACCATTCTCTAGTCTAGTTTAGTTCTTCTTTTGGATATCTAGCATTCAAGGAACCGAATATGTCATTGATCTATCCGTGGAGAAGAATTTTTCAGTCTTAGGTAATAACGAGTATCTCTTCCTGTTTCTCTAAGGGTTTTTAGAGTCAGTTCTACACTCACTTCTTTAATTTACTTCGAAAGAACGGAGCCTTAACAATCAAATCAAGTTGTTGGAAATTCAGGTTCAGAATCAATGGTTGCGtcgttcaaaatttttatgggcACAATATCCTAAAAATTCGGGTTTTTTATGGGGATTTAAGTTCCAAAGAATTATTTTTGCTGAAAACATTTAAGCGCTCGgtgtcaaaattaataaaaagataattattcCGTAATCCGCTGCTTTTACTGAGAAACTTATATTTtaggagaaaaataaaaaaaattaagttttgcgACAtctaaattgtaatatttcgctctaaaattttcacagatcgctactaataataaaatgaagacAAAGCAATATTCGTTACTGTTTAAAATGTGTATACGTTGAGCATTATAGTAATATTGAGTTTGTCACATTAAGTTCcgacttttataataaattaacatttatttcagGTGCATCAACATCATCGCCAAAACCAGAAAAACGACAAGCAAATAGTCCCCTGCCACCACGTCCATCATGTGGTAGTACCAGCAGTGATGATATCACTGATCAACAACAATACGTGAATactgataatattattattgcgaacaatgataataatatagtaaAGAATTTAGAAGATATGTATGcaaaagtacataaaaataataataaaaagaaacttaatattaataaacagcAACAACCACAACATCCTcaacaattaattgttaatgATGACGTTGATAGTGGTGgctacaataatattaaaagacattcattaaataataaaataataacaacaaataacAGTGATAAATTAGATGTGAATAATGATAATGATCCTGGTTAtgaaacattattattacataaaaataagaaagatTTAGATGCAGATGTAGAAGATGAATCAAATGAATGTGAATCTGAATGTGATCCTAATTATGAAgtattaaaaccaaaaataattaataataatataacaacaacaaataaaacACCTTTGTTATTATATCAACAGACATCATCAACAGATATTGATGAACCTAATTATGAAAGTATGCCACATGATGACGATGATGAACCTACTTATGAATctgttttagataaaaatattataacacaacAACATAGTAATTATAAAAGTgattctaaattataaaaaaataaattaaataatatatttatatctaattaatatattaatattatataagtatacacaatataaatatacattatacatacatattaatttataataatattattcattatttattattattatttttatatattatattttaataataattatatacatattttatattttaatatttgatttatttacttaCCTTAATGATAATGTCAAAGCCTTGCATGAGGAGGCCATAGATAAGaccattattaatttaaaattgaactatcgtattttattaaataactatcTGTCAAATCAACAAAAACGAATTGTGTCctgtttatattaaaagacGCATAATTTTACAACAGTCAGTATATCTGGTATCCCAATTACACACACCGGAGTTTAAGAGAGTGCACTATGATATTAAAGATCAAGAAGTGACTAAAAAGCTCACCGCTATCCTTCATCAACGGAATCTAATCAAATTGGATGGTACTTGACGTAGCTTTTCGTATTCCTTTCTTAAAATAACAATGATACAGATTATCTTTTTGTAGTCAATCATCTACACGGTTGGCGAATCTCCTATTATCCTAGACGTAGACACTAGGATATGAATGCGGTATGATGAAATATTAATCTTGTTATTTGTACCTGTAGAAGCTTACAAGGAATCAGGTCCGCAACTGCAGGGATCAATCCGCTTTGAAAGAAGTTCCAGTAAAGAAACTTTCAACGTTCGCAATCACATTTGGTCCGACTAGAATCTTGTATCTTCATTTGATAACTTTAGGTCGCCATGCTTCCAAAACGAGTACAAGAGATCTTTAGGTGAAGTTCTAGGGACTTGTGAATCCTtcgtacaatttatttattattattagttacaTTCACAACATTTAAAGACATAGGTGGtaagtattaattaatatttattaaaattaattaaaaattgagactacatacattttgtatttatttaataaactatttattaattgcATCTAATTCATTCGCTTTCTTAGTACAGGTTTCAACAGCAtttattaaggtatttctataacaaataataaacgaATTAATGAAGAGctaagtgcaaaaaaaaaattaattaacaaacggGTTTAATTAGTTACTTATTACCGAAAGTCGCATCACCGATTGTAAGTACATTACATTACTTTTAAAGTTGccaataatattttgaactGATAGAATAAATTTACGATTTTGTCTTCCTACAAAGTTGATTAcaagtttcttaaaaatttctggGGGAGGGCAAGACATAAATTCAGTATCAAGCAGAAAATGTTAACAtcagaataatttaataagtatttaaatatcaattcaATAATACTATACATACCTAATGTTGCCATTTTCCAAAGCATGAACACCAGTGATTGTTGTACCACCCGGTGAACATACTTCATCTTTTAATTGAATTGGATGTTTGCCAGTTTCTAGTACAGTTTTAGCAGCACCAAGTAATGTTTGTGCAGCTAATTTTATAGCTGTTGCCTTTGCGATACCTTGTTTAACACCTCCATCAGCTAGTGCATCAATTATAAGATATACCTagcaaataaattcaaaattattaaaatgagtatgccctggtggaaaaaatatttgaaaaaagaataagtcttaggaaactctgaaaaagtcttagaaactttaaaaaagtataagtaAGTCCGTAAatgttgagaaattcaaagttcctaagactttttcagaatttcttattcttttttcaaatattttttccaccagagtgttaagtaaaattaaataatttttttaatttcttacaaatGCTGGGCCACATCCACTTAACGCTGTAGCAGCATTCATTTGATACTCTGGTATTTTTAAGCAGATACCACTAATACTACCAAACAATGTATCAATCAATTGGTTATGATGATCTGTATCTGTAGTTTTATCCATGCAATAAATAACATTACCAGCACCCACCTGTAATGGGGTATTTGGCATAACACgtattattttgtaatcatACGCAATATTATTTGCATCcataaatttctattaaaaataaatttgcattaaattcctcttaaaatattattaagatgTCCCAAAATCACAGCCACAAATGCTAAAGGTGTCGAATCTGTACGCTTTAGTTAGTCTTTTCTATTTACCGTTCTTTCCAGCCTCATCGCTAGAATCTCCACTAACAAATCCTTGCACCTCAGGTATTAGACACTTTTTCTTTAGCAATTTTtcccaaattaaatatttaaaaaattattcgtaaTTCAAACGAGCCACTCAGATTGCGTCTTTAGCTTGCACTACCACGGGTACTAACAGCTAAGTGAAATTTGGTGTAATGTTTTTTTCCCCTTTCCTTCgtcaattaattttgaaaatggttaaaaatttaataatattcctcAACTGTTTGGGGACAATGACGATCGTGAATTTTGGGACACCTCTGACTAttgaaattttacttgtaaattttcgtgTAGCCGCATTTCGacgataaattataaaattcgtcaaaataaaactaaaataaataataaatttttcaagatttcGTCTAGACCTCTGGCACAGAAGTAAATggtcttattttaaaaatgatagaacttcattaaattaaccttaaaGCATatgcaaacaatatttttgttgaaaattgaagtcttaattttaaaataacagtaGTTCCCGTATGGTGATGCGAGTAGTGCCTCCACACCAGAAAtgatttgaaattgttttaataagaataattaagCTATCCTATTGATATCCTATCCTAAGAAATACCACatcattcttaaaaattaaggaGGAAGGCCTCTGGTTTTTTGTCCTTCGAGATTTGCATTTAACGGTGGAATTATACTATGTAGCATTAAAAACGTACCAGTTATAAGTTCGAAGTATTATTACGGTAACACTGttgtaaatatattgtatacctacattaataaaatataatttgctgGTTTTCACGCTgcaaattcaatttaaacaaaaaattataccaaagTTTCATCCAtatcttgaaaaaattattttcatttttatgacaAACTTTTATCGTTTTACGGCTCCCTTCAAGAATCGTGTTTTTAATACTTaccaatttatttgataatgcATTTAATGTAACCCCAGCTAATAAAgatataactattttattatcaaatgctGATTTTGCTGATTTActcgataataatttatttaaatcatttaaaactgTACTCATAAATATATTTGGTTTGACTGATAAGACAATCACATTTGATGTTTCAATTAAATCAGATAGTGAACAAATATTACAATCTTTTAATTCTGctgattgttttaatttatctgGATGTGGACCATTTATGTATATTTGCGATGCTGGATATACttctataataattaacaaatatttaatgcataaatataatatacattttattttaattaacttactGTTCGTTATTAAACCATTTACAATTGCTTTACACATGTTACCGCCACCAATAAAACCTATTTTATACGATAATATTTCTTTTCcactcattttattttatgttaattaaaatcaGTAATTTTGTATCTATTCCTATGTATTCCTTTCTACCCAAAACCTATGTGgctaattaattacttattaccacagtcttaataatttattataaaacactgTTAGTATTATTTACacattagtaatattttttatcagctGATCTGTCTTAtctattttcttacaaaatttcctaattttatcaataaattagcAGTGATATGACATAGagtacaattatttatattttttttaactttcgtgctatttttttgaatttatatatattttgtattaaaacaattaacttGAAATTAAAAGGGGATTTATTAAGATGAGTTCTAAGGTGCTGCACCAAACCTActtcaaaattaacaaatgtcaaattgacATATTGAGAAAATTCACAG
This genomic interval from Chrysoperla carnea chromosome 1, inChrCarn1.1, whole genome shotgun sequence contains the following:
- the LOC123305771 gene encoding pyrroline-5-carboxylate reductase, which codes for MSGKEILSYKIGFIGGGNMCKAIVNGLITNKVYPASQIYINGPHPDKLKQSAELKDCNICSLSDLIETSNVIVLSVKPNIFMSTVLNDLNKLLSSKSAKSAFDNKIVISLLAGVTLNALSNKLKFMDANNIAYDYKIIRVMPNTPLQVGAGNVIYCMDKTTDTDHHNQLIDTLFGSISGICLKIPEYQMNAATALSGCGPAFVYLIIDALADGGVKQGIAKATAIKLAAQTLLGAAKTVLETGKHPIQLKDEVCSPGGTTITGVHALENGNIRNTLINAVETCTKKANELDAINK
- the LOC123305720 gene encoding probable WRKY transcription factor protein 1, producing the protein MIISYDSFELVWLMSTSCLILLTLTTIIFGCICWKHKTTQKDDLLGLDGMVKQITNPDENVNHMNQNMIINLNQNQIHSIQSNTSSQCLNLSQSQSHHINHDQNNIYNKNNILNYKSNVITTTTTTPIAGGRPSGGSNSNRSLPDIPRTTVIDTDVDVQCTTADTNSDIYATVDDKNIHKSMIHKNYNDDDSPYTTSITSTIYSNDDADKTVCITTIAAALTSPTATQARPSLSQQSSLSQADAPYARLKSVEHPYDQLKKEHPYASVNKHQQHATAPTTTSNGDYLVDRNSNEIVLSKQSHSPIHLNTEQQKQHDNILSLSSSPPIAPPRIRRTSSINNVNNSPTSTTTISASIAVAGHISANQELPYMTPPLIQQQQQVIASAVASTQPQQQHNFSGDSQDSSKGYTSISVREPLANILAQTTTTTTMNIRQQQLVNDTSHYATVSDDSDEMYAAIDEAPSTSTTSAILLNRNHQIINRTPNNHLNHVIEHDDVDIYTSDSDTYAQILQPPSQTTPTTLLTFKNSNNNNSIQQQQQQQQQQVTIPQQQLYENTDESSKALEPPQPPSVDSLKQVTASQQQQQQHSRQSSTTSNNNLLINAGASTSSPKPEKRQANSPLPPRPSCGSTSSDDITDQQQYVNTDNIIIANNDNNIVKNLEDMYAKVHKNNNKKKLNINKQQQPQHPQQLIVNDDVDSGGYNNIKRHSLNNKIITTNNSDKLDVNNDNDPGYETLLLHKNKKDLDADVEDESNECESECDPNYEVLKPKIINNNITTTNKTPLLLYQQTSSTDIDEPNYESMPHDDDDEPTYESVLDKNIITQQHSNYKSDSKL